A region from the Aegilops tauschii subsp. strangulata cultivar AL8/78 chromosome 5, Aet v6.0, whole genome shotgun sequence genome encodes:
- the LOC109769175 gene encoding uncharacterized protein — protein MKVSPTLCSLIEIGIASLHVVSICPCDEHFSNLSTHSIGAPSSVFCCEVEGANIITYTVEIWHLRDMMETDLFCCLLFLCTSTYLLFSFKKKMAHFLSLELMVQIVEHYFFVTAHFFIFSFVAEFNFPYSYILNALCWVSKQFTSSINLSHIDRVVLSLFSAFLSLFVVRVISICPCDEHFSNLSTGSIGAPFQPSAVRSKEPMFPHVHC, from the exons ATGAAAGTTTCTCCGACACTGTGCAGCTTGATTGAAATAGGAATAGCATCTTTACATGTAGTTTCCATCTGTCCCTGTGATGAGCATTTTAGTAATCTGAGCACTCATTCAATTGGTGCTCCCTCTTCAGTATTCTGCTGTGAGGTTGAAGGGGCCAATATAATCACGTACACTGTTGAGATATGGCATCTGAGGGACATGATGGAAACTGACCTTTTTTGCTGCTTGCTCTTTCTTTGCACTAGCACCTATTTACTGTTTTCCTTCAAAAAAAAAATGGCACATTTCCTTTCGTTGGAGTTG ATGGTTCAAATTGTAGAACATTATTTCTTTGTCACAGCTCatttctttattttctcttttgttgCGGAGTTTAATTTCCCATATTCCTATATCCTTAATGCTCTGTGCTGGGTTTCCAAACAATTTACAAGCTCTATAAATTTGTCACATATTGACAGGGTGGTATTATCCTTGTTCTCCGCTTTCCTCTCCTTATTTGTGGTTCGTGTAATTTCCATCTGTCCCTGTGATGAACATTTTAGTAATCTGAGCACTGGTTCAATTGGTGCTCCCTTTCAGCCCTCTGCTGTGAGGTCGAAGGAACCAATGTTTCCACACGTGCACTGTTGA
- the LOC109769174 gene encoding uncharacterized protein, protein MSYMRGDLLTKTRKLVKGLAKPAPAWLKAMEQAPPVTFPRTDGKIEKIELPEDVYVKRFFRRHPDSLYHDAIKISGFDPPPARVFAWRVLELKEQGVNEDDAMAVADMEYGAEKKAKKLAYKELKQIARREGKPPPPNPYPSAIKEIQAEEKKYVRDRFHNPKVLEIVNKMKEDRQMFLQDRAAASGASGEGQ, encoded by the exons ATGTCGTACATGCGAGGCGACCTGCTGACGAAGACGCGGAAACTGGTGAAGGGGCTGGCCAAGCCCGCCCCTGCCTGGCTCAAGGCCATGGAGCA GGCACCTCCAGTCACATTCCCTAGAACTGATGGTAAAATCGAGAAGATAGAACTGCCAGAGGATGTCTATGTCAAGAGGTTCTTCAGAAGGCATCCTGATTCACTCTACCATGATGCAATAAA GATAAGCGGGTTTGATCCACCGCCAGCAAGAGTTTTTGCTTGGCGTGTCTTAGAGTTGAAAGAACAGGGAGTCAATGAAGATGATGCAATGGCTGTAGCAGAT ATGGAGTATGGAGCAGAGAAAAAAGCAAAGAAGCTAGCATACAAGGAACTGAAACAAATTGCACGCAGAGAAGGAAAGCCACCACCTCCAAATCCATATCCAAGCGCTATCAAAGAAATACAGGCAGAGGAAAAGAAGTATGTTAGGGACCGTTTCCATAACCCAAAGGTACTCGAGATCGTGAATAAGATGAAAGAGGACAGACAGATGTTTCTTCAAGATAGAGCGGCAGCATCAGGTGCATCAGGTGAAGGACAGTAA